CCGAAGCGCTCCATGTATTCGACGGTGTAGGCGACGCCGAGCGCGCGCAGCAGACGCACGGCCACCAGGTTGAGCGACTGCGCCAGCGCCACGCGCAGTCGCGTGGGCCCGAAGAATTTCTTGCTGTAGTCCTCGGGGCGCCACTCCTCTTCGGGGGACTCGCCGTCCATGACGATCGGCGCGCCGCTGACGGTGCTGGCGGCGGTGAAGCCCTTGTCCAGCGCCGCGCTGAAGATGAAGGGCTTGATGCTGGAGCCGGGCTGGCGTTCCGCCTGGGTCACGCGGTTGAAGCTGCTCTGGTAAAAATCGAAACCGCCGGTGAGTGCGAGCACAGCACCGTCGACGGGGCGCAGGGCCACCAGCGCGCCGGCCACTTCCGGTATCTGCGCCAGGCGCCAGGGACCGGTTTCCGGCAACTGTTGCGGATCTTCAACGGCTTCGAGGTAGATGATGTCGCCCGGCTTGACTGCGTCGGCGGCGTTCTTGACAGGGTTGCCCAGGGTGTTTTCATCGATATAACGCCGGGCCCAGGACAGCCCGCCCCAGCCGAGCTCGACCGTGGCGCCGTCCTGGGTGTATACCTGCGCGCTTTTTTCCCCGACTTCGAGCACGACGCCCGGCAACAGATCACCCACGACGCGATAATCCTTGAGCGCATCGTCGAGATAGATGGCGTCGGGTTTTCCGCGGAAGGCCACCTGCCCGGCCGGGCCGCGGTAGCCGTGGCGGCGATCGTATTCCAGCAGACCGGCGCGCAAGGCCCTGACGGCGGCCTGCTGGTGCCGGGCCTTGAGTGTGGTGTAGACGTGAAAACCGCCGGCGTAGGTTTTTTCGTCGTAGGTCTGGATCATGTACTGGCGCACCAGCTCGGCCACGTAGGGCGCCACGGTGTCCGATTTGAGATTGTGCCGGGCGGCAGCCAGTGGCGCATTCACCGCCTCGGCATAGGCCGCTTCATCGATGAAATTCAGGTTGAGCATCTGTTTCAGGATGGCGTTGCGCCGCTCCGTCGCATTTTCGGGATTGTTCAGCGGGTTGTCGCGCGACGGCGCCTTCGGCAGTCCGGCGAGCATCGCCATTTCCGGCAAGGTCAGCGCCTGGAGGTTCTTGCCGTAATACGTCTGGGCGGCGGCGGCGAAGCCATAGGAGCGGTGTCCGAGAAAGATCTTGTTGAAATAGAGTTCCAGGATCTGCTGTTTGCTCAGCTCGCGTTCGATCTTGAAGGCCAGCAGCACCTCCTTGATCTTGCGCGTGTAGGTTTTTTCAGGGCTGAGGAAAAAATTGCGCGCCACCTGCATGGTGATGGTGCTGGCGCCCTGCGATGTCGACTGGGTGCGCAGGTTGTGCAGGGCGGCGCGCAGGATGCCGACGAAGTCCACGCCGTGGTGATAGTAGAAGGAGCGGTCCTCGGCAGCCAGCACCGCCTTGATGAGCAGGTCCGGGACTTCTTCGATTTTCACCGGGATGCGTTTTTCCTCGCCGAATTCGGCGAGCAATTCCCCGTCGGCGGTGTAAACCCGCAGCGGCACTTTCAGCTGCGCGCCCGAGAGGTCGTCGAGGGCAGGCAGCGTCGGCGTCAGGATGAGCGCGATCAGGGTGAGTATCACCACTGCGCCCGCGAGCAGGCCAAACAGCGCGATCAGCGCCAGTTGCCAGGGTTTGGCAGGCAAATGCTGGCGGGTCCAGCGGGAGAAAGCGCTCCCAGAATCATTCATATGGGTGAGGCTGGCGGAAGTTTGTGTCAGGGAGCGTCCGGAAACCGGCGCGACCGACAGTATAAACCACAGTCCGGCCGCTGCGGTATTTATGAACGCGACGCCTCCCCGTGCCGGAAAAATCTGCGGGAAAACCCATAAATACCGGCAAATTCAGCAATTTGTCATTTTCGAATTCTATGGTCTATATTTGATCTACATTTATATGTATCAATCATAACTCAAGGATTTAGAGAGGAAAATAAAGTGAATGCCCTTTCGGGTTTATTTTCCAAAAAGAAGCCGCCACTGATAGGAATCGACATCAGCTCCTCTGCCGTCAAGGTGCTCGAGCTGAGCCGGAACGGCGAGCATCTGCGCGTCGAGCGCTATGCGGTGGAACCCCTCCCCCAGAATGCCGTGGTCGAGCACGCCATCACGGAAGTCGAGCAGGTGGCGCAGGTGGTGGAGCGCGCCATCAAGAAGTCCGGGACCAAGGTCAAGCACGCGGCCGTGGCGGTGCCGGCGGCGCATGTCATCACCAAGACCATCAAGATGGCGGCCAACCTGAGCGATCAGGACCGCCAGACGCAGGTGGAAATGGAGGCGGACCATTACATCCCCTATCCGCTGAACGAAATCAATCTCGATTTCCAGGTTCTCGGCCCTTCGGAGAGCAATCCGGAAGAGGTGGACGTGCTGATGGCCGCCTGCCGCAAGGAAATCGTGGACGACTATCTCGCCGTCATCCAGGCGCCAGGCCTGACGCCTTTGGTGGTGGATGTCGAAACCTATGCCATGGAGAACGCGTTCTCGCTCATCACCAGCCACATGCCCGGTGGCGGCATGGAAAAGACCATTGCCGTGCTCGACATCGGCGCCACCGCGACCACCATCAACGTGGTGCACAACAATCGCTCGGTTTATACCCGCGATCATGCCTTCGGCGGCCGGCAGCTGACGGAAGAGATCCAGCGCCGTTACGGCCTCTCTTATGAAGAGGCGGGGCTGGCCAAGAAACAGGGTGGCCTGCCGGACAATTACCAGACCGACGTGCTGCGGCCCTTCATGGAGGCCATGTGCCAGGAAATCATGCGCGCCCTGCAGTTCTTCTACTCCTCGACGCCGTTCAACAGCGTGGACCAGTTGCTGCTGGCGGGGGGCTGCGGACAGATCGCGGGCATCGATGAACTGGTGGCGGCTCGTATCGGCGTGCCGGCCATGGTGGCCAACCCCTTCGCCAGCATGTCGCTGGCCTCGCGCATCAAGCCGCAACATCTTTCCAATGACGCGCCTTCGCTCATGATCAGCTGCGGGCTCGCCATGCGGAGCTTCGACGAATGACCACCCGCATTAACCTTCTTCCATGGCGCGAAATGCGCCGCAAGGAACAGGACCGCCAGTTGCTGACGATCGCCGTTGGCGCGTGGATCCTGATGGGCGTGATCATCTTCTATGCGCATGTGCATGTCAGCGCGCTCATAGAAAACCAGAACAAGCGCAACGAGTTCCTGAATCAGGAAATCGCCAAAGTCGAGCTGGAAATCAAGGAAATTGCCGAGCTGAAAAAGAAGCGCGCCGACCTGATCGCGCGCATGAACGTGATCTACCAGCTGCAGGGAGACCGCGCCAAGGTGGTGCATCTTTTCGACGAGCTGGCGCGCAAGCTGCCGGAAGGCGTCTATCTGGTGTCATTGAATCATACCGGCAGCAGCATCGCGCTCAAGGGTGTGGCCCAATCCAATGCCCGCGTCTCGGCGCTCATGCGCAACCTGGCCGCGTCCGACTGGTTCGCCGAGCCGGAACTTGAAGTGATCACCGTCAAGGCTCAGGGAAGCGATCGCGTCAGCGAGTTTTCACTCAAGGTCAAGCCAGTCGCGAAGCAGCAGAGCAAGATCGAGGATACTGGCACATGACCCTGGACGATCTGAAAAATATCGATGTCAACAACCTCAGCTCCTGGCCGGTGCCGATCAAGATCGCCGGCATCCTGTTCGTATGCGGCGTCATACTTTTTGCCGGTTTCTGGTTTCTGATCCAGGGCGAACTGGACGAGTATGGCGCGGCGCAAAAAACCGAGGAGGGCCTGCGCGAGACCTACCTGAACAAGAAGGCCCTGGCGATCAATCTGCCGGTCTACCGGGAGCAGATGGAAGAAATGGAACAGACCTTCGGCAGCCTGCTGCGGCAGTTGCCCAATACCACGGAAGTTCCCGATCTGCTGGTGGACATCACTCAGGCCGGGCTCGGCCGCGGTCTGGAGTTCGCGCTGTTCCGCCCGGAAAAGGAACTACCCAAGGATTTCTACGCTGAACTGCCGATCAGCATCCAGGTACGCGGCAGTTATCATGAGCTGGCGCAGTTCGTCAGTGATGTTGCCGCGCTGCCCCGCATCGTGACGTTTGGCGACATTAATATTTCATCTGGAAAAGACAGCAAGCTGACCATGGCGGCCAAGGCCAAGACCTATCGCTATCTGGAGGGAGGCAGCGCCCCGAAGTCGCCGGCAATGAAACCCCGGGGACGGAAATGACAGCCATGAAACCGGTACTCCCTCTGTTGATGGCGGTCCTGTTTTGCGCGGCCCTGAGCGGCTGCAGCAGCGACGGCCTGGAAGACCTGCGTGATTTCGTCAAGAACGCCCATGCCGACAGAAAACCGAAAGTGGAACCGCTGCCGGAAATCAAGATGCAGGAAACCTTTATCTATAGCTCCGCGAACCTGACGGATCCTTTTGGCGCCTTCAATCTCAAGCCGCAGGGACAGAAGAGTGCAAGCGGCCCGCGCCCCGATCCGAACCGGCGCAAGGAACCGCTCGAGGACTATCCGCTGGACGCGCTGAAGATGGTCGGCACGCTTACGCGTGGCAAGCAGGCATGGGCCGTGATCCAGGCGCCGGACGGGACGGTGCACCGCGCCCAGGTGGGCGATCACCTGGGACAGAACTCCGGCATGATCAACAAGATCACCGATGAAAAAGTTGATCTGATTGAATTGATACAGGGAACGATGGGCGACTGGGTCGAACGTGAAGCCAACCTGACATTGCTGGAATGAACTGGACAAATCAAGGCAGGAACATCATGAAACAGCAGACACTAATCTTGCGCACGATCATGGCCACCGCTGGTCGTTGCTTGGCGTTGTTGCTCGCTTTGGCAGGGACCACCGTCACCGCATCGGGTGCGGAGATCCAGTCTCTTGTCTGGGAACCGGGAAGCGATACGCCGGTGCTGCAGGTGCGCATGAGCGGCGAGGGCGCCTACACCACCCAGGTGCTGGAAGACGGTCAGCGGCTGCGCATCAGTTTTCCCGACAGCAGCATGGGACCGGCACTCGCCGAAATTCAGGGGCTGGACAAGGTGAAGGGCGTGTATCCCTATCTGGCGGATAACGGCACGGCGGTGGTGGTGGATTTGCTGATGAACGAACCCGGCCAGCTGGATGTGCAGAAAGCCGAATACGGATACCGGGTGGTGGCTTCCTCCTCCGCGGCGCCGTCATCGACGGCGGCCGTTCCCGCGCCCGCCACGGTGGCTGTCGCGCCCAAGGCCGAGGCACCCGCTCCGGAGCAACCGGCCGCGGCGCCGGCAGTGGACGACAGGAATTCCATCGAGGATATCGTCTACACCAAACTGCCGGGTGACCGGATCCAGATTACCTTCAAGATGACGAAGCCGCCCGTCGAGCCGAACGCCTTCACCATCACCAATCCGGCGCGGATCTCGCTGGATTTTCCGAATACCCGGGTCGGGCTGGAAAAGAAAAGTCTCGCGGTCAAGGAGGCAGCCGTGACCAGCGTGACCGCGATCGAGGCCGAGGACCGCACGCG
The DNA window shown above is from Sulfuricaulis limicola and carries:
- a CDS encoding PilN domain-containing protein translates to MTTRINLLPWREMRRKEQDRQLLTIAVGAWILMGVIIFYAHVHVSALIENQNKRNEFLNQEIAKVELEIKEIAELKKKRADLIARMNVIYQLQGDRAKVVHLFDELARKLPEGVYLVSLNHTGSSIALKGVAQSNARVSALMRNLAASDWFAEPELEVITVKAQGSDRVSEFSLKVKPVAKQQSKIEDTGT
- a CDS encoding pilus assembly protein PilP; the protein is MKPVLPLLMAVLFCAALSGCSSDGLEDLRDFVKNAHADRKPKVEPLPEIKMQETFIYSSANLTDPFGAFNLKPQGQKSASGPRPDPNRRKEPLEDYPLDALKMVGTLTRGKQAWAVIQAPDGTVHRAQVGDHLGQNSGMINKITDEKVDLIELIQGTMGDWVEREANLTLLE
- a CDS encoding penicillin-binding protein 1A, which codes for MPAKPWQLALIALFGLLAGAVVILTLIALILTPTLPALDDLSGAQLKVPLRVYTADGELLAEFGEEKRIPVKIEEVPDLLIKAVLAAEDRSFYYHHGVDFVGILRAALHNLRTQSTSQGASTITMQVARNFFLSPEKTYTRKIKEVLLAFKIERELSKQQILELYFNKIFLGHRSYGFAAAAQTYYGKNLQALTLPEMAMLAGLPKAPSRDNPLNNPENATERRNAILKQMLNLNFIDEAAYAEAVNAPLAAARHNLKSDTVAPYVAELVRQYMIQTYDEKTYAGGFHVYTTLKARHQQAAVRALRAGLLEYDRRHGYRGPAGQVAFRGKPDAIYLDDALKDYRVVGDLLPGVVLEVGEKSAQVYTQDGATVELGWGGLSWARRYIDENTLGNPVKNAADAVKPGDIIYLEAVEDPQQLPETGPWRLAQIPEVAGALVALRPVDGAVLALTGGFDFYQSSFNRVTQAERQPGSSIKPFIFSAALDKGFTAASTVSGAPIVMDGESPEEEWRPEDYSKKFFGPTRLRVALAQSLNLVAVRLLRALGVAYTVEYMERFGFDPAKLPRNLSLALGTASATPMQMVNAFTVFANGGYRVTPYFIARVEDANHNVLEQANPATVCRECDVPGSTSIANAGRAGTTESQGNPPAAATTGMAADKGQPVHAPRVLSPETSFLMASMMQDVIRAGTGRGALVLGRKDLAGKTGTTNDYRDAWFSGFNSEVAATAWVGFDQPVSLGRAETGGRTALPVWIDFMREALAGVPEKPPVPPETMVRLTINSETGKPTTPDDPEAMEEYFAPGTETPQDLPGTEGETDGAAAPARPPENIRENLF
- a CDS encoding type 4a pilus biogenesis protein PilO, which translates into the protein MTLDDLKNIDVNNLSSWPVPIKIAGILFVCGVILFAGFWFLIQGELDEYGAAQKTEEGLRETYLNKKALAINLPVYREQMEEMEQTFGSLLRQLPNTTEVPDLLVDITQAGLGRGLEFALFRPEKELPKDFYAELPISIQVRGSYHELAQFVSDVAALPRIVTFGDINISSGKDSKLTMAAKAKTYRYLEGGSAPKSPAMKPRGRK
- a CDS encoding pilus assembly protein PilM; the protein is MNALSGLFSKKKPPLIGIDISSSAVKVLELSRNGEHLRVERYAVEPLPQNAVVEHAITEVEQVAQVVERAIKKSGTKVKHAAVAVPAAHVITKTIKMAANLSDQDRQTQVEMEADHYIPYPLNEINLDFQVLGPSESNPEEVDVLMAACRKEIVDDYLAVIQAPGLTPLVVDVETYAMENAFSLITSHMPGGGMEKTIAVLDIGATATTINVVHNNRSVYTRDHAFGGRQLTEEIQRRYGLSYEEAGLAKKQGGLPDNYQTDVLRPFMEAMCQEIMRALQFFYSSTPFNSVDQLLLAGGCGQIAGIDELVAARIGVPAMVANPFASMSLASRIKPQHLSNDAPSLMISCGLAMRSFDE